In one window of Rhodoglobus vestalii DNA:
- a CDS encoding nucleotidyl transferase AbiEii/AbiGii toxin family protein — MIKSPRQIRASADDLEALVDRTADALGIDPAFVEKDFWVIEALRVATATAASHGVRAIFKGGTSLSRAFGIIERFSEDVDLLLDFPEGMSKGARDRAIKTIGENVRLHFGIAKDKVEEDSVGTGVRRNFRLFYSNAKSVDAITEGIYLEIGSRGGPTPSRDVPIRSMIANHAIVNLNLAESEYEEFAPVLTHVLAPERTLIEKIALLAAAGHKFDSGDLDALAKHGRHLYDIARLLQNTDVTQALINMGPAGIVELATDIHERSVSAGWHSIPQSDAGYLSYPVFQDAGGANDALRAAYEPAKQLIFGPRPAFEECMATIIGTPHHL, encoded by the coding sequence GTGATCAAATCGCCGCGGCAGATCCGAGCATCTGCCGACGATCTGGAGGCGCTTGTGGACCGCACGGCGGACGCTCTCGGCATCGATCCGGCGTTTGTCGAGAAGGACTTCTGGGTTATCGAAGCCCTTAGGGTTGCGACCGCGACCGCTGCCTCCCACGGAGTGCGCGCGATATTCAAGGGCGGTACGAGCCTCAGCCGTGCATTCGGCATCATCGAACGTTTTTCAGAAGACGTCGACTTGCTGCTGGACTTCCCGGAGGGAATGTCGAAGGGCGCGAGGGATCGGGCAATCAAGACAATCGGTGAGAATGTCCGGCTGCACTTTGGCATCGCGAAGGATAAGGTCGAAGAAGATTCTGTGGGCACCGGTGTGAGGCGTAACTTCCGCCTCTTTTACTCCAACGCAAAGTCGGTGGACGCAATCACCGAAGGAATCTATCTCGAGATCGGAAGTCGTGGCGGCCCGACGCCGTCGCGAGACGTTCCGATTCGATCGATGATTGCCAATCACGCGATAGTGAATCTTAACCTTGCCGAGAGCGAATACGAAGAGTTCGCTCCGGTCCTCACGCACGTCCTTGCACCCGAACGGACACTCATCGAGAAGATCGCCCTACTCGCTGCTGCCGGCCACAAGTTCGACAGTGGTGATCTCGATGCGCTCGCCAAGCATGGGCGACACCTGTACGATATCGCGCGTTTGCTTCAGAACACCGACGTCACCCAGGCTCTGATCAATATGGGACCGGCTGGTATCGTTGAGCTGGCGACGGACATCCACGAGCGAAGCGTGTCCGCGGGATGGCACAGCATTCCACAATCGGATGCGGGCTACCTCAGCTACCCAGTCTTTCAGGATGCCGGTGGTGCCAATGATGCGCTGCGTGCGGCCTACGAACCGGCCAAGCAACTCATTTTCGGGCCGCGGCCGGCGTTCGAGGAATGCATGGCAACAATCATCGGCACCCCACATCATCTATAG